One uncultured Gellertiella sp. genomic window carries:
- a CDS encoding MFS transporter has product MSVGSVEGLEGQLRAARCNVYILTAAQAVLGSAGPISFAVGSLAGHQLLGLDKSLATAPLTGFNIGVAIGAVLIAAVSRLIGRKASFMLGGLALASGGALAAIALYRADFWMFAASLMLIGMSSGFTQKIRFAAADASPSFYKPRAISWILAGGIVSAIVGSQVAILAKNLLAPVLFAGSFVALVPLGLLAVVVLGFVRLPALARGEGKGRATGRPLRDIILTQRFITGMICGIGSYALMTFMMTGAPLAMVVGCGFSPDMATLGIQWHVLAMFAPSFFTGMLITRFGTERVVAAGLLILIGCAIVAHMGVALWNFWGALILLGLGWNFGFIGSTAIVASSYRPEEADKVQGFHDIILFGTVALASFASGKIFAAFGWAAIALAVWPVAIGCLALLSALMLKNRASA; this is encoded by the coding sequence ATGAGCGTGGGAAGCGTCGAGGGACTTGAAGGCCAGCTTCGCGCGGCCCGGTGCAATGTCTATATCCTGACGGCGGCGCAGGCGGTGCTTGGCTCCGCCGGACCGATTTCCTTTGCGGTCGGCAGTCTGGCCGGGCACCAGCTGCTCGGGCTCGACAAGTCGCTGGCAACCGCCCCTCTCACCGGCTTCAACATTGGCGTGGCCATCGGCGCGGTGCTGATTGCCGCCGTCAGCCGCCTGATTGGCCGCAAGGCAAGCTTCATGCTCGGCGGGCTGGCACTGGCCTCGGGCGGCGCGCTCGCCGCGATTGCGCTCTACCGCGCCGATTTCTGGATGTTTGCCGCCTCGCTGATGCTGATCGGCATGTCCTCCGGCTTTACCCAGAAGATCCGCTTTGCCGCCGCCGATGCCTCGCCTTCCTTCTACAAGCCACGCGCGATCTCGTGGATTCTGGCGGGCGGCATCGTTTCGGCAATTGTCGGGTCGCAGGTGGCTATTCTCGCCAAGAACCTGCTGGCACCGGTGTTGTTTGCCGGGTCCTTCGTCGCCCTCGTGCCGCTCGGCCTGCTTGCCGTCGTGGTGCTGGGCTTCGTCCGGCTTCCAGCCCTTGCACGGGGCGAGGGGAAGGGCAGGGCGACCGGTCGGCCGCTGAGGGACATCATCCTGACCCAGCGCTTCATCACCGGCATGATCTGCGGCATCGGCTCCTATGCGCTGATGACCTTCATGATGACCGGCGCGCCGCTTGCCATGGTGGTCGGCTGCGGCTTCTCGCCCGACATGGCGACGCTCGGCATCCAGTGGCATGTGCTGGCGATGTTCGCGCCGAGCTTCTTCACCGGCATGCTGATCACCCGGTTCGGCACCGAACGGGTGGTGGCGGCTGGCCTCCTCATCCTGATCGGCTGCGCCATCGTCGCCCATATGGGCGTCGCCTTGTGGAATTTCTGGGGGGCGCTGATCCTGCTCGGCCTCGGCTGGAATTTCGGCTTCATCGGATCGACCGCCATCGTCGCCTCCAGCTACCGGCCCGAAGAGGCCGACAAGGTGCAGGGTTTCCACGACATCATCCTGTTCGGCACGGTAGCGCTTGCCTCCTTTGCCTCGGGCAAGATCTTTGCTGCCTTCGGCTGGGCGGCTATCGCGCTCGCCGTCTGGCCGGTGGCGATCGGCTGCCTGGCGCTGCTCTCGGCGCTGATGCTGAAAAACAGGGCATCTGCCTGA
- a CDS encoding sodium-translocating pyrophosphatase, with protein sequence MTILFGVIACGLLSVVYAIWATQSVLAADQGNARMQEIAGFIREGAQAYLTRQYRTIAVVGVIVFIAAWLLLSKEAAFGFLIGAVLSGVAGFIGMHVSVRANVRTAQASAKSLSAGLDIAFKSGAITGMLVAGLALLGVSIYYLILTKGLGHASGSREVTDALVALGFGASLISIFARLGGGIFTKGADVGGDLVGKVEAGIPEDDPRNPATIADNVGDNVGDCAGMAADLFETYAVSVVATMVLGSIFFAGTPVLDSIMLYPLAICGASIITSIIGTFFVKLGADNSIMGALYRGLLVTGGLSIIGLAGATSMTIGWGDVTTATVGEVVNGTSLFICGLIGLVVTALIVVITEYYTGTNKRPVNSIAQASVTGHGTNVIQGLAVSLESTALPALVIVAGIIFTYKFGGLFGTGIAVTAMLGLAGMIVALDAFGPVTDNAGGIAEMAHLPPDVRKVTDALDAVGNTTKAVTKGYAIGSAGLGALVLFAAYSKDLAYYASHGDQFPYFKDIGTVSFDLSNPYVVAGLIFGGMIPYLFGGIAMTAVGRAAGAIVEEVRRQFRDNAGIMEGTVKPDYGRAVDILTRAAIREMIVPSLLPVLAPLVVYFGVLLISGSKASAFAALGASLLGVIVNGLFVAISMTSGGGAWDNAKKSFEDGFVDKDGVRHMKGSDAHKASVTGDTVGDPYKDTAGPAVNPAIKITNIVALLLLAVLA encoded by the coding sequence ATGACCATTCTATTTGGCGTTATCGCGTGCGGGTTGCTGTCGGTGGTCTATGCCATCTGGGCAACGCAATCGGTGCTCGCCGCCGATCAGGGCAATGCCCGCATGCAAGAGATTGCAGGCTTCATTCGCGAAGGGGCACAAGCCTATCTCACGCGCCAGTACAGAACCATCGCCGTCGTCGGGGTTATTGTTTTCATCGCCGCATGGCTGCTTCTCTCAAAGGAAGCGGCCTTCGGATTTCTGATTGGTGCGGTGCTTTCGGGTGTGGCCGGTTTCATCGGCATGCATGTCTCGGTGCGGGCCAATGTGCGCACGGCGCAGGCCTCAGCCAAAAGCCTTTCCGCCGGTCTCGACATCGCCTTCAAGTCGGGCGCGATCACCGGCATGCTGGTGGCCGGTCTCGCCCTGCTCGGCGTGTCGATCTACTATCTCATCCTGACAAAGGGCCTCGGCCATGCCAGCGGCTCGCGTGAGGTCACCGATGCGCTGGTGGCGCTCGGCTTCGGCGCGTCGCTGATCTCGATCTTCGCCCGTCTCGGCGGCGGCATCTTCACCAAGGGGGCCGATGTCGGCGGCGACCTCGTCGGCAAGGTGGAAGCGGGCATTCCCGAAGACGATCCGCGCAACCCGGCCACCATCGCCGACAATGTCGGCGACAACGTTGGCGACTGCGCCGGCATGGCCGCCGACCTGTTCGAAACCTATGCGGTCTCGGTCGTCGCCACGATGGTTCTCGGCTCGATCTTCTTTGCCGGAACCCCCGTACTGGACAGCATCATGCTCTACCCGCTGGCGATCTGCGGCGCGTCGATCATCACCTCGATCATCGGCACCTTCTTCGTCAAGCTCGGGGCCGACAATTCGATCATGGGCGCGCTCTATCGCGGCCTGCTCGTCACCGGCGGCCTGTCGATCATCGGGCTTGCAGGTGCGACCTCGATGACCATCGGCTGGGGTGATGTCACCACTGCCACGGTCGGTGAAGTCGTCAACGGCACTTCGCTGTTCATCTGCGGCCTGATCGGCCTCGTGGTGACGGCGCTGATCGTGGTGATCACCGAATACTATACCGGCACCAACAAGCGTCCGGTCAATTCGATTGCCCAGGCCTCGGTCACCGGCCACGGCACGAATGTCATCCAGGGTCTGGCCGTCTCGCTGGAATCGACCGCCCTTCCGGCACTCGTCATCGTCGCCGGGATCATCTTCACCTACAAGTTCGGCGGCCTGTTCGGCACTGGCATTGCGGTCACCGCCATGCTCGGACTTGCCGGCATGATCGTCGCGCTCGATGCCTTCGGCCCGGTCACCGACAATGCCGGCGGCATCGCGGAAATGGCGCATCTGCCGCCTGATGTCCGCAAGGTCACCGATGCACTGGATGCGGTGGGCAACACCACCAAGGCAGTCACCAAGGGCTACGCCATCGGTTCTGCCGGTCTCGGCGCGCTGGTGCTGTTTGCCGCCTATTCCAAGGATCTCGCCTATTATGCCAGCCATGGCGACCAGTTCCCCTATTTCAAGGATATCGGAACCGTCTCCTTCGATCTCTCCAACCCCTATGTGGTGGCGGGGCTGATCTTTGGTGGCATGATCCCCTATCTGTTCGGGGGCATTGCCATGACCGCCGTCGGACGGGCCGCAGGCGCCATCGTCGAGGAAGTCCGTCGCCAGTTCCGCGACAATGCCGGCATCATGGAAGGCACCGTCAAGCCGGACTATGGTCGCGCGGTGGATATCCTCACCAGGGCCGCGATCCGCGAGATGATCGTGCCATCGCTGCTGCCGGTACTGGCACCGCTGGTCGTCTATTTCGGCGTGCTGCTGATTTCGGGTTCCAAGGCCTCGGCCTTTGCGGCACTCGGGGCCTCGCTGCTCGGCGTGATCGTCAACGGCCTGTTCGTGGCGATCTCGATGACCTCGGGCGGCGGCGCCTGGGACAATGCCAAGAAGAGCTTCGAGGACGGTTTCGTCGACAAGGACGGCGTGCGCCACATGAAGGGATCGGATGCCCACAAGGCCTCCGTGACCGGCGACACGGTCGGTGACCCCTACAAGGACACGGCAGGACCTGCCGTCAATCCGGCGATCAAGATCACCAACATCGTCGCCCTCCTGCTGCTGGCGGTTCTCGCCTGA
- a CDS encoding outer membrane protein assembly factor BamE, whose amino-acid sequence MSLVRRYFGTDKTWFGSVALAVALSASALAGCTSVGEVMNSGYVVDQQSLALVPEGSSREQVLLSLGSPSTTATFDNEVFYYISQKRERPVAFMKPKIVDQSVLAIYFDKDGVVKQRSNYTLKDGKVFDLINRITPTGGKDLTFLQQLLSGNTGAAAAKSAISGLSTK is encoded by the coding sequence ATGTCGTTGGTGAGACGGTATTTCGGTACTGACAAGACATGGTTTGGCAGCGTGGCCCTGGCAGTGGCGCTTTCCGCCTCGGCGCTGGCCGGCTGCACTTCGGTCGGCGAAGTCATGAACAGTGGCTATGTGGTGGACCAGCAGTCCCTCGCCCTCGTGCCGGAAGGATCGAGCCGCGAGCAGGTGCTGCTGTCGTTGGGCTCCCCCTCGACCACTGCCACCTTCGACAATGAGGTGTTCTATTACATCTCGCAGAAGCGCGAGCGACCGGTTGCCTTCATGAAGCCGAAAATCGTCGACCAGAGCGTTCTGGCGATCTATTTCGACAAGGATGGCGTGGTGAAGCAGCGCTCGAACTACACGCTGAAGGACGGCAAGGTCTTCGACCTCATCAACCGCATCACCCCCACCGGCGGCAAGGACCTGACCTTCCTGCAACAGCTCCTGAGCGGCAACACCGGCGCAGCTGCAGCCAAGAGCGCCATCAGCGGCCTGTCGACCAAGTAA
- a CDS encoding ubiquinol-cytochrome C chaperone family protein: MIFERFRNRRHNQAIAIRQYEALTSASRLPLFFTDYGIPDTVMGRFEMVTVVMILFFRRTSTSPTSGQELAQAVIDLFFQDLDHAMRELGIGDVGVPKRMKKFAGMFYGRLESYARALEDRDAAALVAALRRNVHPGIEDAPDMTPLALYMLNAEAGLKQVTEDEIATGSLILPAPENRGDGQ, encoded by the coding sequence ATGATTTTCGAACGATTCCGCAATCGACGCCACAATCAGGCGATTGCCATCCGCCAATATGAGGCGCTGACCTCTGCGTCACGCCTGCCGCTCTTCTTCACCGATTACGGCATCCCCGACACCGTCATGGGGCGGTTCGAGATGGTGACCGTGGTGATGATCCTGTTTTTCCGCCGGACATCGACATCGCCGACCAGCGGGCAGGAACTGGCGCAGGCGGTCATCGACCTGTTTTTCCAGGATCTGGATCATGCCATGCGCGAACTCGGCATCGGCGATGTCGGCGTGCCGAAGCGGATGAAGAAATTTGCGGGCATGTTCTATGGCCGGCTGGAGTCTTATGCCCGGGCGCTGGAAGACAGGGATGCGGCGGCGCTTGTCGCAGCCCTTCGCCGCAATGTCCATCCGGGCATCGAGGATGCGCCGGACATGACACCGCTTGCCCTCTATATGCTCAATGCCGAGGCCGGTTTGAAACAGGTCACGGAAGACGAGATCGCGACCGGGTCGCTCATCCTGCCCGCGCCTGAAAACCGGGGAGACGGACAATGA
- a CDS encoding DUF177 domain-containing protein, translating into MKNRTIALTDNPFSYLVKVGHISANPVSVTLSADPRECEGLAALWKVEKVGSLVARLQISRWKKDGVRIRGEVEAEIVQACSVTLEPVPARISETIDQIFIPEGSKLARIATDNGEMFVDPDGPDLPELFVGDTIDAGTVVAEFAAMAIDPYPRKPGVDFSGHIEDDGSRDTKPSAFSALKDWKKD; encoded by the coding sequence ATGAAGAACCGCACGATTGCTCTGACAGACAATCCCTTTTCCTATCTGGTGAAGGTCGGTCATATCTCCGCCAATCCGGTATCCGTGACGCTGAGCGCCGATCCGCGCGAATGCGAGGGGCTTGCTGCTCTGTGGAAGGTGGAAAAGGTCGGCTCGCTGGTGGCGCGGCTGCAGATTTCGCGCTGGAAGAAGGATGGTGTGCGGATTCGCGGCGAGGTGGAGGCGGAGATCGTCCAGGCCTGCAGTGTGACTCTGGAGCCGGTCCCGGCCCGGATCAGCGAGACCATCGACCAGATCTTCATCCCCGAAGGCTCGAAGCTGGCGCGGATTGCCACCGACAATGGCGAGATGTTCGTCGATCCCGACGGGCCTGACCTGCCGGAACTGTTTGTCGGCGATACGATCGATGCCGGCACGGTTGTCGCCGAATTCGCGGCCATGGCGATTGATCCCTATCCCCGCAAGCCGGGCGTGGATTTCAGCGGCCATATCGAGGATGACGGCAGCAGGGACACCAAACCCTCGGCCTTTTCCGCATTAAAGGACTGGAAGAAGGACTAA
- the plsX gene encoding phosphate acyltransferase PlsX — translation MIRISLDVMGGDFGPDIVIPGAAIALDRHPDATFLLFGNKAVCEPLLDRFPKLKAKCTLHDCEVAIAMDEKPSQALRRGRYVSSMWRSIEAVKTGNADVAVSAGNTGALMAMAKFCLRTMANIERPAIAAIWPTAKGESVVLDVGASIGADSQQLIDFAIMGSAMARALLEIRRPTVGLLNVGVEEIKGQEEVREAGRVLREAQLETLDYTGYVEGDDLGKGTVDVVVTEGYSGNIALKTAEGTARQIASYLKAAMSRTLLSRMGYILAKGAFDMLRDKLDPRKVNGGVFLGLNGIVIKSHGGTDAEGFAAAIDVGYDMVRNGLTQKIENDLKIYHAKYPSRVGHGAAQEQGQ, via the coding sequence GTGATCAGGATTTCTCTGGACGTTATGGGTGGGGATTTTGGTCCTGATATTGTCATTCCCGGAGCCGCCATTGCGCTGGACCGGCACCCCGACGCCACCTTCCTGCTGTTCGGCAACAAGGCGGTGTGCGAGCCGCTGCTCGACCGGTTTCCGAAACTGAAGGCCAAGTGCACCCTGCATGATTGCGAGGTGGCGATTGCCATGGATGAAAAGCCGAGCCAGGCCCTGCGGCGCGGCCGCTATGTCTCGTCGATGTGGCGCTCCATCGAGGCGGTGAAAACCGGCAATGCCGATGTCGCGGTATCGGCGGGCAATACCGGCGCGCTGATGGCGATGGCGAAATTCTGCCTGCGCACCATGGCCAATATCGAACGTCCCGCCATCGCGGCGATCTGGCCGACGGCCAAGGGCGAAAGCGTCGTGCTTGATGTCGGTGCCTCCATCGGGGCCGACAGCCAGCAACTGATCGATTTTGCCATCATGGGCAGCGCCATGGCGCGGGCGCTCCTGGAAATCCGCCGCCCGACGGTCGGCCTGCTGAATGTCGGCGTCGAGGAGATCAAGGGCCAGGAAGAGGTGCGCGAGGCCGGCCGGGTGCTGCGCGAGGCGCAGCTCGAAACGCTCGACTATACCGGCTATGTCGAGGGCGACGACCTCGGCAAGGGCACTGTCGATGTGGTTGTCACCGAAGGCTACAGCGGCAACATCGCTCTGAAGACCGCCGAAGGCACCGCCCGCCAGATTGCCAGCTATCTGAAGGCCGCGATGTCGCGCACCCTGCTGTCGCGCATGGGTTATATCCTCGCCAAGGGCGCCTTCGACATGCTGCGCGACAAGCTCGATCCGCGCAAGGTCAATGGCGGCGTGTTCCTCGGCCTCAACGGCATCGTCATCAAGAGCCATGGCGGCACGGATGCCGAAGGCTTCGCCGCCGCCATCGATGTCGGCTATGACATGGTGCGCAACGGCCTTACACAGAAAATCGAAAACGACTTGAAAATCTATCATGCGAAATACCCCTCCCGGGTTGGCCACGGCGCAGCCCAGGAGCAGGGTCAATGA
- a CDS encoding beta-ketoacyl-ACP synthase III has product MIRAVVRGFGAALPKQVVTNRELESRVETSDEWIVQRTGIRQRYIAGEGETTASLGAEAARAALANAGMSVDDIDMIIVATSTPDNTFPATAVNIQNRLGMKHGFAFDMQAVCSGFVFAVATADTYIRGGMAKRVLVIGAETFSRILDWEDRTTCVLFGDGAGAIILEASEEAGTNADRGVLTSSLRSDGSHKDKLYVDGGPSTTGTVGHLRMEGREVFKHAVGMITDVIVAAFAATGTTADDLDWLVPHQANRRIIEGSAKKLNIPMEKVVVTVDLHGNTSAASIPLALATAASDGRIRQGDLVMLEAMGGGFTWGAVLLRW; this is encoded by the coding sequence ATGATCCGTGCAGTAGTACGCGGTTTCGGGGCAGCGCTGCCGAAACAGGTTGTCACCAACCGCGAGCTTGAATCCCGTGTGGAAACCTCCGACGAGTGGATAGTCCAGCGCACCGGCATACGTCAGCGCTATATCGCGGGCGAGGGGGAAACCACCGCATCTCTGGGCGCGGAGGCCGCACGGGCAGCGCTTGCCAATGCCGGGATGAGCGTCGACGATATCGACATGATCATCGTCGCCACCTCGACGCCGGACAACACCTTTCCGGCAACCGCCGTCAATATCCAGAACCGGCTCGGCATGAAGCACGGCTTTGCCTTCGACATGCAGGCGGTCTGCTCGGGCTTCGTCTTCGCGGTCGCCACCGCCGATACCTATATCAGGGGCGGCATGGCGAAGCGGGTGCTGGTGATCGGGGCCGAAACCTTCTCGCGCATCCTCGACTGGGAAGACCGCACCACCTGCGTGCTGTTCGGCGACGGGGCAGGGGCGATCATCCTCGAAGCCAGCGAAGAGGCGGGCACCAATGCCGACCGGGGCGTGCTGACATCCAGCCTGCGCTCCGATGGCTCCCACAAGGACAAGCTCTATGTCGATGGCGGCCCGTCGACGACAGGCACCGTCGGCCATCTCCGGATGGAAGGCCGTGAAGTGTTCAAGCATGCCGTCGGCATGATCACCGATGTCATCGTCGCGGCCTTTGCGGCAACCGGCACGACGGCGGATGACCTCGACTGGCTGGTGCCGCATCAGGCCAACCGCCGGATCATCGAGGGCTCGGCGAAAAAGCTCAATATTCCCATGGAGAAGGTCGTCGTTACCGTCGATCTGCACGGCAATACGTCCGCCGCCTCCATCCCGCTGGCACTCGCCACCGCTGCATCGGACGGACGCATCAGGCAGGGCGACCTGGTGATGCTCGAGGCCATGGGCGGCGGATTCACCTGGGGCGCGGTGCTTCTGCGCTGGTAG
- a CDS encoding integration host factor subunit alpha, which yields MAGKTVTRADLAESVFRKVGLSRTESAELVETVLDEICGAIVRGETVKLSSFATFQVRDKNERIGRNPKTGEEVPISPRRVMTFKASNVLKQRILKAHAIRKSKQKPQNPAA from the coding sequence ATGGCTGGAAAGACAGTAACACGCGCTGATCTTGCGGAATCGGTATTCCGGAAGGTCGGACTGTCGCGGACGGAATCCGCCGAACTGGTGGAAACGGTTCTCGATGAGATCTGCGGGGCCATCGTGCGCGGTGAGACCGTCAAACTGTCCTCCTTTGCCACCTTCCAGGTGCGCGACAAGAACGAGCGCATCGGTCGCAATCCGAAGACCGGCGAGGAAGTGCCGATCTCGCCGCGCCGGGTGATGACCTTCAAGGCTTCCAACGTGCTGAAACAGCGCATCCTCAAGGCCCATGCCATCAGGAAATCAAAACAGAAGCCGCAAAACCCGGCAGCGTGA
- a CDS encoding MerR family transcriptional regulator, whose translation MDKSPDAFRTISEVADDLDLPQHVLRFWETRFPQIKPLKRGGGRRYYRPDDVDLLKGIRHLLYDHGYTIKGVQKLLKTNGNKFVAAIATGDLATVEALAAAGEESGAEPKVHVPDEDQIVGRAKAPITRRFFNFGGNDDDAPEISVGRGHVGKEDRALLQEALYDLLECKRLLDQVR comes from the coding sequence TTGGACAAAAGCCCGGATGCTTTCAGGACCATCAGCGAGGTGGCCGATGATCTCGACCTGCCGCAGCATGTCTTGCGCTTCTGGGAGACCCGTTTCCCGCAGATCAAGCCGCTGAAGCGCGGCGGCGGGCGGCGCTATTACCGGCCTGACGATGTCGATCTGCTGAAGGGCATCCGCCATCTGCTCTATGATCACGGCTATACGATCAAGGGCGTCCAGAAACTGCTGAAGACCAATGGCAACAAGTTCGTGGCGGCGATTGCGACCGGCGACCTCGCCACCGTCGAGGCGCTGGCAGCGGCTGGCGAGGAAAGCGGTGCCGAGCCCAAGGTGCATGTGCCCGACGAGGACCAGATCGTCGGCCGGGCGAAGGCTCCGATCACCCGGCGCTTCTTCAATTTCGGCGGCAATGACGACGATGCGCCGGAAATCTCCGTCGGGCGCGGCCATGTCGGCAAGGAAGACCGGGCACTGCTGCAGGAAGCGCTCTATGATTTGCTGGAGTGCAAGCGGCTGCTCGACCAGGTGCGCTGA
- a CDS encoding GNAT family N-acetyltransferase — MPLVLARASLDDLSFIMATERLPGYATLVGRWDEDAHRMAFADPAYRYFRADVDDAPTGFVLVQGWAAASRVCLIKRVAVARPGHGIGPAMVSAVLDRIFADTDAYRVSIGCFPDNLRARKAYDRAGFVAEGISRGSAYFHGEHRDELVLAILRPEWQARAAFH, encoded by the coding sequence ATGCCTCTGGTGCTGGCCAGGGCCAGCCTTGACGACCTCTCCTTCATCATGGCGACGGAACGGCTTCCCGGCTATGCGACGCTGGTGGGCCGCTGGGACGAGGACGCCCATCGCATGGCCTTTGCCGATCCCGCCTACCGCTATTTTCGTGCCGATGTCGATGATGCGCCGACAGGTTTCGTGCTGGTGCAGGGCTGGGCCGCAGCCAGCCGCGTCTGCCTGATCAAACGCGTTGCGGTTGCCCGTCCCGGCCATGGCATCGGACCGGCAATGGTAAGCGCCGTGCTCGACCGGATATTTGCCGACACCGACGCCTATCGGGTCTCGATCGGCTGCTTTCCCGACAATCTGAGGGCCCGAAAGGCCTATGACCGGGCGGGATTCGTGGCCGAGGGGATCAGCCGCGGCAGTGCCTATTTTCACGGCGAACACCGGGATGAACTGGTGCTCGCCATCCTGCGCCCCGAATGGCAGGCGCGGGCAGCCTTCCACTGA
- a CDS encoding arsenate reductase ArsC — protein MVTDRIYNVLFLCTGNSARSILAEGILNHVGEGRFRGFSAGSQPKGAVHPMAIRELSALGLASEGYHSKSRDVFSGLDAPTMDFIFTVCDNAAGEACPVWLGHPATAHWGIQDPAAAEGSDLERQCAFADAARFLTNRIRAFVALPLATIDRLALAQNRRDGWRFLLRRPVS, from the coding sequence ATCGTGACCGACCGTATCTACAATGTCCTGTTTCTCTGTACCGGCAATTCCGCCCGCTCCATTCTCGCCGAAGGCATTCTCAACCATGTCGGAGAAGGCCGGTTCCGTGGATTTTCGGCGGGAAGCCAGCCGAAAGGGGCCGTGCATCCGATGGCGATCCGGGAATTGAGCGCCCTCGGCCTTGCGAGCGAGGGCTATCACTCAAAGAGCCGGGATGTGTTTTCCGGCCTCGATGCGCCCACGATGGATTTCATCTTTACCGTCTGCGACAATGCCGCAGGCGAGGCCTGTCCCGTGTGGCTTGGGCATCCCGCCACCGCCCATTGGGGAATCCAGGACCCCGCTGCGGCTGAAGGCAGCGACCTTGAAAGGCAATGTGCCTTTGCAGATGCCGCCCGGTTTCTGACCAACCGGATCCGCGCCTTTGTCGCGCTGCCGCTTGCGACCATCGACAGGCTGGCGCTAGCACAGAATCGGCGCGATGGATGGCGTTTCCTCCTGCGCAGACCGGTGTCGTAA
- a CDS encoding metalloregulator ArsR/SmtB family transcription factor — protein MENMDAIVALAALAQSTRLETFRLLVRHEPGGLAAGDLADQLDVPQNTLSAHLSTLARAGLVTSQRQSRSIIYRASLDRIREIVTFLLTDCCGGNEALCAPLLHALTPCCATETEPQSRC, from the coding sequence ATGGAAAATATGGATGCCATCGTCGCGCTTGCAGCGCTTGCCCAGTCCACCCGGCTTGAGACCTTCCGGCTGCTGGTACGTCATGAGCCCGGGGGACTGGCGGCGGGTGATCTGGCAGATCAGCTCGATGTGCCGCAGAACACGCTGTCGGCCCATCTGTCGACGCTCGCCCGCGCCGGCCTGGTAACCAGCCAGCGCCAGAGCCGGTCGATCATCTACCGGGCCAGTCTCGACAGGATCCGGGAGATCGTGACCTTCCTGCTGACCGATTGCTGTGGCGGCAACGAAGCGCTGTGTGCACCGCTGCTCCACGCGCTCACCCCATGCTGTGCCACGGAGACAGAACCGCAGAGCCGTTGCTGA